The Tardiphaga alba genome includes a window with the following:
- a CDS encoding LL-diaminopimelate aminotransferase, protein MEDFYRIRRLPPYVFEQINRAKAAARNSGADIIDMGMGNPDLPTPPHVLEKLKETLGKPRTDGYSSSRGIPGLRKAQAAYYARRFGVKLNPDTQIVATLGSKEGFANVAQAITAPGDVVLVPNPSYPIHAFGFLMAGGVIRSVPSDPTPDFFPAVERAIQHSIPKPIALVVCYPSNPTAKVASLDFYKDLVAFAKKHEIYILSDLAYSEIYFNDANPPPSVLQVPGAMDVTVEFTSMSKTYSMAGWRMGFAVGNERIIAALARVKSYLDYGAFTPVQVAATAALNGPDDCIKEMRDTYRKRRDTLIESFGRAGWTIPVPEASMFAWTPLPEKFREIGSMQFATLLVEKSGVVVSPGIGFGEHGEGYVRIAIVENEQRIRQAARGVRRFLESGLETLHNVVPLANRR, encoded by the coding sequence TTCGAACAGATCAACCGGGCCAAAGCCGCCGCGCGCAATTCGGGGGCCGATATCATCGATATGGGCATGGGCAACCCGGACCTGCCGACCCCGCCGCACGTCCTGGAAAAGCTCAAGGAGACGCTCGGCAAACCGCGGACCGATGGTTATTCGTCGTCGCGGGGCATTCCCGGTCTCCGCAAGGCGCAGGCTGCCTATTATGCCCGCCGTTTCGGCGTGAAGCTCAACCCTGACACCCAGATCGTCGCCACGCTCGGCTCCAAGGAGGGCTTTGCCAACGTTGCCCAGGCCATCACCGCGCCCGGGGACGTCGTGCTGGTGCCCAATCCCAGCTATCCCATCCATGCCTTCGGCTTCCTGATGGCCGGCGGCGTGATCCGTTCGGTGCCGTCGGACCCGACGCCGGACTTCTTCCCGGCCGTCGAGCGCGCGATCCAGCATTCGATTCCCAAACCGATCGCGCTGGTGGTCTGCTATCCCTCGAATCCGACGGCTAAGGTCGCTAGCCTCGATTTCTACAAGGACCTCGTCGCCTTCGCGAAAAAGCACGAGATCTACATCCTGTCGGACCTCGCTTATTCCGAGATCTATTTCAACGACGCCAATCCGCCGCCCTCGGTGCTGCAGGTGCCGGGCGCTATGGATGTCACCGTCGAATTCACCTCGATGTCGAAGACCTACTCCATGGCCGGCTGGCGCATGGGCTTCGCGGTCGGCAACGAACGCATCATCGCTGCTCTTGCGCGCGTAAAATCCTATCTGGATTACGGCGCCTTCACGCCGGTGCAGGTTGCCGCGACGGCTGCGCTCAACGGTCCGGATGACTGCATCAAGGAGATGCGCGACACCTATCGCAAGCGCCGCGATACGCTGATCGAGAGCTTTGGCCGTGCTGGCTGGACCATCCCGGTGCCGGAAGCCTCGATGTTCGCCTGGACTCCGCTGCCGGAGAAATTCCGCGAGATCGGCTCCATGCAGTTTGCAACGCTTCTCGTTGAAAAGTCCGGCGTGGTGGTTTCCCCCGGCATCGGTTTCGGCGAACACGGTGAGGGCTATGTCCGCATCGCCATCGTCGAGAACGAACAACGTATTCGCCAGGCTGCCCGCGGCGTCCGCCGCTTCCTTGAAAGCGGGCTGGAAACGTTGCACAACGTGGTTCCGCTCGCCAATCGGCGATAG